A region of Canis lupus familiaris isolate Mischka breed German Shepherd chromosome 38, alternate assembly UU_Cfam_GSD_1.0, whole genome shotgun sequence DNA encodes the following proteins:
- the CD244 gene encoding natural killer cell receptor 2B4 → MLGQALALTLLLLLQGHRGQGSAERVVGLSGQQLFLQPLGVPTKHINSAQWKVKWYLASEFSVILTWKNGSDVKYVPQTSNHFDSKLSFTTENLALLIKAVRLNHSGCYNLEVTDENGKVDNHYFQVSIFDHIEMPQILKEWRVLEGDTCQLFLSCSVSSSGNVSYAWYRGSELIQTEMNLTRSEEQVVNDSYIYTCNVSNPVSSANHTLRLTQGCPTASKQDNFVYFLVIVGICLLILFLVTLTCFCVWRRKKRQSAACRGEPLTVYEDVNHVQMGRNQEQNQNPPGEGSTIYSVIQSQSSAPTSQENNTLYALVQPSRKSESKKNQSSSFSHTIYEEVGKRQLNAQNPARLSRKELENFRIYS, encoded by the exons ATGTTGGGGCAGGCTCTCGccctcaccctcctcctgctcctccaggggCATCGGGGCCAAG GTTCTGCTGAACGTGTGGTTGGACTCTCAGGACAGCAACTCTTCTTACAGCCCCTCGGGGTGCCGACAAAGCACATAAACTCTGCTCAATGGAAGGTGAAGTGGTACTTAGCTTCGGAATTTTCCGTGATACTGACTTGGAAGAATGGGTCTGATGTCAAATACGTACCGCAGACTAGTAATCATTTCGACAGTAAACTCAGTTTTACAACCGAGAACTTAGCGCTTCTCATCAAGGCAGTTCGGCTGAACCACAGTGGCTGCTACAACCTGGAGGTGACTGATGAGAATGGGAAGGTGGATAATCACTACTTCCAGGTTTCTATATTTG ATCATATAGAGATGCCCCAAATACTGAAGGAGTGGAGGGTCCTGGAAGGAGATACATGTCAACTGTTTCTGTCCTGCTCGGTCTCGAGCAGTGGTAACGTGAGCTATGCTTGGTATAGAGGGAGTGAGCTGATCCAGACAGAAATGAATCTCACCAGATCAGAAGAGCAGGTTGTCAATGACTCATACATATATACCTGCAACGTCAGCAATCCAGTCAGCTCGGCAAACCACACCCTCAGACTCACCCAGGGCTGTCCGACTGCCAGCAAGC AAGACAACTTCGTGTACTTTCTGGTGATCGTCGGCATTTGTCTACTCATACTGTTCCTGGTCACCCTCACCTGCTTCTGTgtgtggaggaggaagaagcgGCAGTCAG CGGCCTGCCGGGGAGAGCCTCTGACGGTTTATGAAGATGTCAACCACGTGCAGATGGGGAGGAATCAA GAGCAGAACCAGAATCCGCCCGGGGAAGGGAGCACCATCTACTCTGTGATCCAGTCCCAG tCTTCTGCTCCTACATCACAAGAAAACAATACGTTGTATGCATTGGTACAGCCTTCCCGGAAG TCTGAATCTAAGAAGAACCAGAGCTCTTCCTTCAGTCATACTATCTATGAAGAG